From the Fusobacterium sp. IOR10 genome, the window CTGGATAATATCTACAAGCTTCTAATACATTAAAAAATCCTTCCACATTACTTTTAATATATACATCTGGATTTTCTATTGAATATCTCACCCCTGCTTGAGCTGCAAGATTCACAACAATATTTGGTTTTTCAACTTTAAATATTTCAAGTATCTTTTCTTTATTTGAAATATCTTCTCGCGTAAATTTAAAGTTTTCATATTTTTTTAAAATACCCAGTCTTGCATGCTTTAAATTAACATCATAATAATCATTAATATTATCTATTCCTATTACAGTTTCACCCTTTTCTAATAATTTTTTTGATAGATAATATCCTATAAATCCAGCTGCACCTGTTATTAAATATTTTTTATTCATACCTACACCTATCTTCCTATTGAATAATATTCTATATTATTTTCTTTCATTTCTTCCACACTATATATATTTCTTCCATCATATACTAAAGGAGTTCTCATTAATTTAAAATCCTTTGCTTTTAAGTCTCTAATATCTTTCCATTCTGTAAATACAAAACATACATTTGCACCTTCTAGAGCTTTCTGTATACTATCAACGTATGTGATATTTCCATTTGATATTTTACCTTGTGGATATTTTTTATTAAAATTATCCTTTCCAACTGGATCATAAGCATAAATATCTGCTCCTGCTTCTAGTAATAAAGGTATATTTTCTAGGGATGGAGCTTCTCTTAAATCATCAGTTCCTGGTTTAAATGTAAGACCTAGTACTGCTACCTTTAGGTCGTTAAAAGTTATTAATCTCTTTGATGCCTTTTCAAATAGTTTTATTTTTTGTTTTTTATTTATAGCAACTGCAGCTTCAACTGTTTTTAATTCATAATTGTTTTGTTTTGCAAGATAAGCTAGAGCCTTTGTATCCTTTGGAAAACAAGATCCTCCAAAACCTATACCTGCATTTAAAAATCTTGCTCCTATTCGCTCATCATAACTCATTCCCTTAGCTACATCTTGAATATTAGCTCCAACAAGCTCGCATAAATTAGCAATGTCATTCATATATGATATTTTCAAAGCTAGGAAATCATTTGATGCATATTTTATCATTTCTGCTGATCTTCTATTTACAGAAACTATAGGAAGATTAAATGGTTTGTATATTCCCATTAACATATCCTCTGCCCATTTACTTTCTGTTCCTATTATTATTCTAGCTGCATACAAAGTATCTTTAACTGCACTACCTTGAGCTAGGAATTCAGGATTAGACGCAACTTCTACCCGTACATCATTAACTAGAAAATCATGTATAAATTGTTCAACCTTATCATTTGTTCCAATAGGCACTGTTGATTTTACAACAACTAAACAATCCTTTGTTATATTTTCAGCGATTTCCCTTGCAACTTCAGCAATATATGTAAGATTAGCTGCTCCATTTGGAAGTTCTGGTGTTCCTACACCTATGAATATTGCATCAGCTTCTGAATATGCTTTCGCAGCATTAGTAGTATAGTGTAATCTTCCTTCACTATAGTTCTTTTGCATAAGTTCCTCTAAGCCAGATTCATAAATTGGAGAAACTCCACTTTCCATTAATTTAACTTTTTCTTCATCAATATCTACACAAGTAACCATATGTCCTCTTTCAGCAAAACAAACCCCTGCCACAAGACCAACATATCCAGTTCCTGCCACTGCTATTTTGTACATAACTAACTCCTTGTATTTTTTATTTTATAGCTTCTAAATATTTATCAACTACTATATTTACATCAAATTCTTTTTCTACTTTCTTTCTTCCATTTTTTCCCAATTGCTTCCTTTCTTCAGTTGAAAGTTTTAAGAATTTCTCTATGTTTTCAACCATTCCCTGTACATCTTTAGGTTCTGATAAAAAACCATTATATTTATCTTGAACTATATCCTTACATCCTACATTATTTGTTGTAATTATAGGTTTCCCCATAGCTGCACTTTCTATTAAGGAACAAGGGACTCCCTCTCTATAATAGGAAGGAAAGATTATACAATCTGCATTTTTTATTTGTTCTGTTACATCCTTTGAAGTTCCAATATATTTTATATTACTTTCTTTTTCCCAATTTCCTAACTCATTTTTTGAAATATGTCCTGGTTCATCTTCATATACTTTTCCAAGTAATCTAAATTCAACATTTTCATATTTTTTAAAAACTTCCTTTGATATTTCATTTAATATTCTAACACCTTTATTTTCAGAAATTCTGCCAAGATACAAAAATACTATTTTATCATTTTTTTCTGTATTTTCCATAGGTTTAAATCTATTTAAATCAACACCTGATCCTGGTAATCTTCCACAAATATTTCTTTGAATTAAATTATTTTCTAGAAATAAATTCATGTCATCATCATTTTGAAAAAAAACTTTTTTAGGAAATTTAAATGCTATTTTATACAAGAATTTAACCATAGTGTTTACTAAACTTTTCCTACTAAATACATCTCCTAAACCTGTAACATTATTTATTGTAGGAATTCCTAATATTTTAGCTGCAATAGTTCCATAAATATTTGGCTTTATTGTATAATGAAATATATAATCTGGTTTTTCTTCTTTATATACTTTTATATAATTTAATAAAAGTTTCATATCATTAATTGGATTAGTCCCCCTTCTATCAATACTAGATTCTATAAATTTCCATCCATTTTTCTCTATATCCTTACTTGAGCTATCTTTTCCTGCTAAGCAAACTATATTGTATTTATTATCTGATAATGTTTTCATTAATTCATATCTGAAATTATATAAAACAAAAGAATTATTTGCATTTAATAAGATTTTCATCTTTTACCACCAATCATCCTTCTTATTCCCTCTTCATATCTTATTTTAGGAATATAATTTAATTTCTTTCTTGTTAGTTTATTTTCAAATTGCAAACTTCCATATAGTCTTACCATTATATTTGGTTTGATTTTTGTAAGTAGCCAGAAAAATGGTTGTATTAATTTTATGTTAATTCTTTTTTTGTTTATTCCCTTTTCTATACCTTCATATATTTCCTTTAATGAAATATTTTTTTCATCTAATGGTAAGAAAACACCTTCTTTTTCAGTATCTATTACAAGGGATGTTAAATACATTAAATTTTCTATATTAACTAAGCTTCTTCTATTTTTATCATAGTTAAATGGTAACATTGGTAATTTTTCTATTAGCTTTATAAGGCTTTGCATATTACCTTTAACACCCTGCCCGTATACCATAGGAGGCCTTATTACAGAAACTTTAAAATTAGTATCTTCTAAAATTCTAAGTATTTTCTCTGCTTCCCATTTACTTTCCCCATATGGATCATTTTTAGGATTACACTGGCTTTCTTCATTTAATACCATACTATGATTATGTAAATCTCCATCATAGCCATATACCTTTACAGTACTATAAAAAACAAAATGTTTAACTTTATTTTTCTTTGCATTTTCTGCAACTCTTTTAGTAAGATCTGTATTAACCTCAAAATATTTTTCCCTAGGAGCTCCATTCATTTGATGAACCAAAGCTGCCAAATGAAGAATTGTATCAACTCTCTCATAATTTAATTCCTCTGGAGAAGTTTTTAATAAATCTACCTGTATTATATTGTATTTATCTTCATATCTTTTTATAAAGTTACTTCCTATAAATCCTGAAGCTCCAGTTATCATAAGAGTTTTCTTTTTATCCATTAATATTCAACTCCTATCTTACCTACTATTTCATCCTTCTTTTTTAATAAATCTGTGTCCTTTACCACTTGTTCATTTTTTATTTTATTTAATATTTTTAAAAATGTTCCTATTATTAAGAATATATCATTCCAAAAATTTCTTGTTTGTACATAATAAAGATTTAAATCTATTTTATATGGCATTATCTGCTCTATATAAAATTTTTCCCTATCTTTTACTTGATCCATTAGATATTCCTCATCTGAAAATACTATACTAGCTGGGCTAGATATTCCACTTCTCACCTTAAATATCCCCTTATCCCTATCTGAATAATATTTAAGTCTTCTAGGTAACTCTGGTCTTGGACCTATAAAGGACATATCCCCCTTTAGTATATTAAAAAGTTGAGGTAGTTCGTCTATCTTTGTTTTTCTTACAAATCTTCCAATGGGAGTTATAGCCAAGCTGTTTCCACCTACTTGTATTCCCACACCATCTTTGTCAAAATCTGTTCTCATACTTCTAAATTTATATATTGTAAATTCTCTCAATCCCATAGTTAGTCTTTTTTGACTAAAAAGTATTGGTCCCTTTGATGTTAATTTAATAATAATTCCAACTACAACCATTAAAGGTAGGAAAAATATTATTCCTAAAAAAGAAACTATCACATCAAATATTCTTTTTAATAACATAATCTCCCCCTTAGTTATACTCAACTTCCCTGTATGTTGTTATCATCTCATGCATTACTTCTTTTACTTTATCTTTACTTTCTAATTTTATTACATCTCTAAATTTATCCAAATAATAGTCTATATCTATGCTATCATCTGTCATCTTTGTTATAAATATCTTATTATTTTCTGTTTTTATAGCAGCCTTTGTATCATAAAGTAGTTCCTCATATAGTTTTTCTCCTGGACGAAGACCTACTATTTCTATTCCAACCTTTGCATTTGATAGCTTTATCATATTCCTTGCTAGATCCATAATCTTTACAGATTTTCCCATGTCAAGGATGAATAACTCTCCCCCTGTACCAAGTCTTCCAGCTTCTATAACTAATCTACTTGCCTCTGGTATTGTCATAAAGTATCTTGTTATATCCCTATGTGTTACCCTTAGGTTCTTACCCTCTGCTATTAGAGATTTAAATATTGGAATAACTGATCCATTACTACCAAGTACATTTCCAAATCTTACTGCCATAAACTTTGTCTTACTTTCCTTATTCTTATTTTCAACTATTAGCTCACAGGCTCTTTTAGTAGCTCCCATAACATTAGTTGGATTAACTGCCTTATCTGTGGATATCATTACAAATTTATCAACACCACATTCATCAACAACATCAACTAAGTTTTTAGTTCCAAATACATTATTCTTTACAGCTTCCTCAGGGTTATGCTCCATTAAAGGCACATGTTTGTGAGCTGCTGCGTGAAATACAATATCTGGCATATATTTTTTAAATACTTCTCTTAATTTCTTTTTATCCCTAATACTACAAATCTCACTTGTTAAATCAATATTAGGATAATGCCTTTGTATTTCAAGTTCTAGTAAATACAATGAATTTTCATTAATATCTATGTTTATTAATTTTTTAGGATTATATTTTGCAATCTGTCTTGAAAGCTCTGAACCTATGCTTCCTCCACCACCTGTTATAATGATTGTTTTCCCACCTAAAAAATTATGTAATCCACTGTCATCAAAGGTCTGTTCTTCCCTTCCAAGCAAATCATATATATCAATATTTCTAACTTGATCTGTTAGAGATTCTCCATTTAATATATCTGAAACATATGGAAGTATCTTTATTTCAAGTCCTTCTACATTTTTTATTCTATTATATATGGAATTTATTTTCTCTGCATTCATTGAAGGGATAGCTAGTATAAAGGTTTTTATTTTTAATTCTGATATTATATCTATAGCTTCTTTTCTACTTCCAAAAACACGAACTCCATTTATTGACACTGATATTTTTTTAGGATCATCATCTAAAAATCCACATATTTTATATGGGAAATTTTGATTTAATCTACTTTCATGAAGTAGTGCAAGACCAGCTTCCCCAGCTCCGTATATTAAAGCCTTTCTTTTATTAGTGTTCTTTTTTGTCTTATTTGAATATCTTTCTTTTTTCTGAACTCTAAAGAAAAATCTTGCTAACAGTTGCATACTTGTTGAAAAAACAAAGAGCAAAAACACAAACTTGAAAATTAAATTATTTCCACATAATAAAAGAACCCCAGTAATAAAGGCTGAAATTATATTAATAAATACTAGGGTAAGCACATCCCTAGTATCTGTATAACTCCAGCTTACTGCGATTCCATTTTCTATTGATGATATAAAGAAGCAAATTACCAAATACATAAAAACTATTATTTTATTTTCACTATTAACATTATCATAAAGCACTAAACTTGTAAGTATCCCTGCAAAAATAATAATAAATACATCTAACAAAACTTTTATTATTGTTCTTTTATTTTTAAGTATTCTTCCCATAATACACTCCCCTTGTGTAAAATTACATTAGTTTTCTAATAGCTTTTACATTCTACTCCCTTGACATTCAGTTGTCAAGTATTTGGTAAGCTAAAGTATCTTTTTATTTTGCTCCGTAAGCTGTTGTAACTGTTCCGTCTACAACATCCATTGGAGGTTGCACTGTTGGATGTTCTTCTCCAACTACTGGTGCACTCTTATCTGGCATTAAAGCATCCACAAAGGAATCACCTAATCCTTGAGCTGCTGCTATACCAAGTTGTGAAACATCACTTTTTTTCAAAAAAAGTATTTGATGATCAGCTACCCTTTCAACTTTAACTTCATTTCCTACCATTCCTAAAATTATGTATTCTACCTTTTCTGCTCCAAAGGAAACACTTGCTAAAACTGCAAATATCATTATTATTTTTTTCATAAACTGCCTCCCATATTAATTACAATTTAAAACATACACAAACAGAACCTATAAAAGATATTTTATCTTCTTCTCTTTCCTTTGTTAAATCATAAACCCCTGCAGTTACTGAAAGCGGAAAATGAGGAAAAGGTACAAGTCCTACCCCTGCACTTACAATATCAGAAGAATAATCTGCTATTAAACTAACTTGTGGCATTATATATATTGCCCCTGAAACAAAGGGATATATTTTATCCTTTTTATCTCCTGTTTCATTTACCTTTGCAAAATTATTGTTTCCTGCTCCCACTGTAAATACCATTGGAGCTGTGTCATTTGGAAGTAATTTAGTTACTGCTAGATACATGCTAGGACTTGTATCATGATCTCCTCCATTGTCGTGCCATATATTAATATTATCCATCCCAACAGCAACACCTATTAACTGTTCTCTAAAATTATGACCTGCTGAAATATTTAAAGATCCTCTGTTAAAAGCTCCACCATCAACAGGATTAATACTTCCTATTCCAAGGGAAATAGTTCCCCCTATTTTATCACTGTCTCCATATCCCATCCCAACACTTAGTCCACCATCTGTATCATCCTTGTCTGTTATCCCAGAAAGCCCTATATAACCTCCACCAGCTCCTCCTGCCATACCAGAAGGTACATTTAAACTAAAACTTGGTATAGAGCATTCCTCTGCGAAATTACCACATTTACAAATTTCAAATTTTTTAGTTTCATCTCCAACACCTAGTGCCATTGTACTTAAAGCTGCTAAACCTATGATAATCTTTTGGTATCTTTTCATATTACTCCCCCTTCAAGATTTTAACTACACTTTCTTTATTTATTTGTCTAGTGGGATACACACCCATTATTATACCTATTCCTAAGGATAAGATTAAACTAACAGATATTTGAAAGAACCTAAATACAGGATGTATACCTATTAGTTTTCCAATTATCATGCTTCCTGTAATCCCTAGAACTATTCCTGCAAAACTGCCTATTATGGATATTGTTAAAGCTTCCAATATAAATACCATTATAATATTATTTATCTTCATTCCCATGGCCCTAAGTATTCCAATATGCTTGCTTCTTCCCCTTACATTGTTTCCTATTAGATTAAGTATTCCAAAGGCTCCAAGGGCAAGGGATACAAAGGCTATTAAACTTAGTGTTCTATTTACCATTACTTTTATTTTTTCAATTCTCTTGTATACTGCAGGGGTTTCAAGTAATTTTAAATTACTGTTTCCCCCTCTATATTTATTTAATTTTTTAATAAAGAAATTTGCATAATCATTTGGATTTTCCCCCTTGTAAAAGGAGATAATCATAGAATTATATTTGTAAATACCAAATAATTCTTGAAATTCCCTTTGGGACATTATTATTCTATTTCCCTTTTTCATTAGTTCAAAGGGATTTTTTTCTTCGTACATATCTTCAATTAAAAATCTTCTTTCATAGGAATTTACATTTAGCTTTATTATTTCACCTATATTTTTATCCTTGAACTGATTTTTATCAATTATAACTTCATTTTCATTTAAGTCCCTTAGACCTAAGGTTCTCAAAGCTTTTTTAGAATAGGCAATAAAGATAGTATTATCCTGTTCCACCCTTCCCTTTGGAAATACTGTATATTCCACAACAGGATAATTTTCAACCATATCCATGTCCCATTTAGATAGAGTATCTCCCCCTATCATTATTCTATTTCCCCCAAGGGATGATAGATTTTGTTCTATTACAATTTTTCCCCCTAGGGAAATTGATAAAGTTATAATTAAGGATGTAATCCCAAGTGTAACTGCTAAAAATGGAAATACTGCCTTTTTTTATTTCCCAGTATGAATTTTAAAGCTAACCAAAGTTCCATTTACTTCACAACCTTTACCTTTTCTCCCACTCTAACCTTAAAAGGATTTACTATAACTTCTGTTCCTATTGGCAAGTTTAAAACTTCATAGTTGTTTAAACTTCTAGCACCAATTTCAACTTCTGTTTTTTCTGCTAGTCCATCTTTAATTATATACACAAAGTATTTCCCATTTTCTTCTAAAACTGAGAAATTACTTATAACTGGTACATTGGATTTTTCCTTTTTAGATATTTCAACATCTGCTATAAAGCCAGGTTTTAAATCATTTTCCCCTGTTATTCCTATTTCAACTGACACTATTTTATTATTTCCCCTTTGGCTTTCCATAGCTGAAGATGAAACCTTATTTACATAACCTTCATAGGTATTTTTTTTCTTAGAATCTCTAGTTGTTATAACTGCCTTTTGTCCCTTTTCCAAAGTTTCTGCTTCATATGAAGGAACCTCTAACACAACTCTATTTTCTCCCTTAGTTGCAATTGCAAGAAGTCTTTCCCCTGGGGAAATAACACTACCTTCAACTACATCTATCTTTACTATAACACCTGAAATTGTTGATTTAAGAGGTTCCTTTAACTGTTCTTCCCTTAGGGTTAAAGTGTCCCTTTGTAATTTTAATTTTGATAGTTCTGATTTTATTTTAGCCTCGTCAATATTAAGCTGTCTTCTAAGACTCTCATAACTTACTGTCATTAAGTTATATTTTTGTTTGTTTAATTGTAATTTAGTTTTTAATTCATCATATTCCATCATTTTCCCACTTGCTTCTATTGAAGATACACCATCTTCAGCTAAAAGTTTTTCATAGGTTTTTGCTTGTTTTTCAATAACTGGCAATTTTTTGCTGTCATTTTTTATTAATTCCTCTAGGGATTTTATTTCTAATATTTTATTATCTAGCTCTAATTTCAATGTTCCTGAATTTAAATCAGCTATTCTAAGTTCTGCATTTTCAATGTCAAGGGCATTTATCTTCATTTGCTTTTCATTTTCAAATAAACTTTTCTTTGAGAAGAATAGTAGTTCAGTTCCCTCTTCTACCTCTTCTCCTTCCCTTGCAACTATTCTTTCCACAACTGCTGGAGCTTCTATATACAATGGAACTAACTCCCCTGGAATAACAGTTCCACTATATGTCCCTGCATCTGAAAGGGCTCCTATCTCAATTTTTTCAACCTTTACTTCCTTGGTGTTTATTGGGTCAACCCTTAAAAAAAGATATCCTGTAACTAAAACAATAACAGCAATCACTTCTATTTTTCTTCTATTTAAATTAAACATTTACATACCTGCCTTATTTATATATATTTTCAAATTCCATTGTAGCAATTACTAAATTTCTAACCATTTCATAATAATCTGCCTCTGCAGTTCTATAACTATTTACAGAATTTAAATAATCAAATGTAGTGATTAGCCCGTTTTCATATCTCATATTATCTATTTTTACATTTTCCTTTAAATAGGCGACTTCTTCCTTAGAAGCTAAAGTTCTTCCATAAAGAGCTTGAACCTTTCTCTCTCTACTTTCTGTTTCTAGTTCTATACCTTTCATATTGTCTTCATACTCTAGCTTTGCCTTTTCATATGCCCATCTTTTTTGGCTCACACTATCTAGTGTTGCACCCCATGCAAATGTCCAACTAAATCCAACTTGTAAATAGAATCTATCATCTGAGTCTCTTTTTTCAAGGTAGGCATCTCCACTTGAATCGTATAATTTATCTTGATACTGGAATGTAGGTTCAATATAGAATACAGGGTACATATCTGCCTTAGCTATTTTTAGATCGTACTGTGCAATTTCCACCTTTAGTTTTTCCTTTTCCCCTAAAGTTGTCATTTCTATTTCTTTTCCATATTTTTCTTGTATGTTAGTATTTCCTTCCATGAACTCTTTTAAATTAAAGTCCATATTTGAATACTCAGTGTCAAGGGGATAGTTTAGAATTTTACTAAGTTCTCCCATGGCAAGCTTTTCTTTTCTTATATTTTCTAGCTTTAAACTTTCATTTCTCTTTATATTAGCTTCAACTTTTAAAAGCTCTGATTTAGGAATAAGTTTTCCCCCTGTGAACAAAACCTCTAATCTTCTTCTTTGACTTTCCAAGGCCTGTATTGTTAAATCAGATATTTCAACTTGTCTTTTGTAGTTTAAAGCTTCAAAATATTTAGAAACTGCCATTTCTTCCACAGCATTTTTAACTAACACTTGATCATGTTCTGCCATGCTATAGTTAGCCTTTGCCTTTTTGTATGTATTTACATTTTTTCCCCCAACAAAAATTGGAATGTACGCTGTTACTTCATTTGCTCCAAAACCATAATCTTTAACAACTTCCCAGTCCTCTTCAGCTGAAAACTTTATTGGAGGTAGCATTAAGTTCTTTAAAGCCTTGTCCTTTGATTTCCTTTGAATATTTTTTTCCAAATCTTGGATCTTAATTTCATTATTTGCTGTTCTTGCCCTTTGAATTACATCTTCCACACTTAATTCCATTGGATAACTTTTTAAAAATAAAGCAAAGAACCCCATTAAAAGACAATATTTTTTCATTCTTACTAATCTCCCCCCTGGTTTTAAAATTAATATCTTCATTCATTATTATTTTTCTTGGATTTTCCTTAGTTAATTGAATAAATCTTTCTTCTCCAACTATTTTTTTTAATTTCTTCAAATATGTTGATACTTCATAGTCTCTGCTTCCAACCCTATGGGCATCTGTTGCAACAACATTAATATATCCATTTTTCAAAAGGAATCTAACCTTTTTACTCATGTGGCTAACTGTATTAAGGTTCATTTGAAACACAACTTTTTTATCTATTAGTTCCATAAACTCTTGAAATTTTATATATGGATATCTTTCCACATGGGCAAGTACTGGTATGTACCCCTTATATAATAATGAATCTATTATTTTTATGTAAGCTTTAAACACAAGGGGAAAGGAAAATTCAACTAATATGTATCTGCTGCTATTTATAGTGTTCACATTATTTAGTGCTCTGAAAATATCCCCTTTTAGATCTAACTCGTTTCCCTTGTATAAAGTAATTGGAAGTTTTCTTTTTAGAACTTCCCCTTGTAATATTTCAAAATTTTTATTATAATTTTCATTCTCAAATTTATGAATTTTATAGTGAGTTGAACATACTATTCCACTGTATCCTAAACCTATAGCCTTTTCAATGTGTTCTATGGATTCTTCTAAGTTTCTAGCTCCATCGTCCACAGCAAACAATATATGAGAATGAATATCTATCATTTTCTTCTTCCTTTCAAATCCCCTGTAATTTGTTTTTTATATTCTTTTTTAAATCTATGCACAAGTTTTTCAAATTTAGTCATTTTCTTATGCCTATGCTCTTGGCTAGTTCTTACAGTACCATCTTCATAATACTCCTTGTAGTATGAATAATAGTTATTGTAGTATCCATAATTTCCATAGGATAAACCTGACTTATCAACTTTATTTACAACAAATCCATAAATATTTGCATGGGCATTACCTAACATTTCCCTTGCAAATTCAAGCTCTTTTTTAGCAACTTGATCGTATCCTACTACAACTACAACTCCGTCAACAAATTTAGAAAGTAAAACTGAATCTGATGCCACTGCTATTGGTGGATTATCAAGAACTATTGTATTGTAGTGTGGGCTTAAAGAATCTAGAATTTCATCTATTTTATCACTTGAAAATAGTTCTGTAACCCCATCTGTTATATGTTTAGACGGTAGTATGTCCAAATTAGGAATTACATCCTTTAATATTACATCTTCAACTGATACTTTTCCCAAAATAACTGACTCTAAACCATTTTTAAATTTTACCCCAAAGCTTTCATGGGCTCTAGGTCTTCTTATATCGCAATCAATAAGTAGTGCTTTTTTCCCTGTGGAAGCAACACTTGCTGCATAGTTAGATGATAAAAAAGATTTTCCCTCATTTGGAATAACACTGGTAAATAGAATTTTTCTTCCTACTTCCTTTTCATTTAAGAAACTTAAATTTGTTCTTAAGGTTCTAAGGGCTTC encodes:
- a CDS encoding tyrosine-protein phosphatase, with translation MIDIHSHILFAVDDGARNLEESIEHIEKAIGLGYSGIVCSTHYKIHKFENENYNKNFEILQGEVLKRKLPITLYKGNELDLKGDIFRALNNVNTINSSRYILVEFSFPLVFKAYIKIIDSLLYKGYIPVLAHVERYPYIKFQEFMELIDKKVVFQMNLNTVSHMSKKVRFLLKNGYINVVATDAHRVGSRDYEVSTYLKKLKKIVGEERFIQLTKENPRKIIMNEDINFKTRGEISKNEKILSFNGVLCFIFKKLSNGIKCGRCNSKGKNSK
- a CDS encoding CpsD/CapB family tyrosine-protein kinase, which produces MVKRKNLFNGEGDLEIIEALRTLRTNLSFLNEKEVGRKILFTSVIPNEGKSFLSSNYAASVASTGKKALLIDCDIRRPRAHESFGVKFKNGLESVILGKVSVEDVILKDVIPNLDILPSKHITDGVTELFSSDKIDEILDSLSPHYNTIVLDNPPIAVASDSVLLSKFVDGVVVVVGYDQVAKKELEFAREMLGNAHANIYGFVVNKVDKSGLSYGNYGYYNNYYSYYKEYYEDGTVRTSQEHRHKKMTKFEKLVHRFKKEYKKQITGDLKGRRK
- a CDS encoding TolC family protein — encoded protein: MKKYCLLMGFFALFLKSYPMELSVEDVIQRARTANNEIKIQDLEKNIQRKSKDKALKNLMLPPIKFSAEEDWEVVKDYGFGANEVTAYIPIFVGGKNVNTYKKAKANYSMAEHDQVLVKNAVEEMAVSKYFEALNYKRQVEISDLTIQALESQRRRLEVLFTGGKLIPKSELLKVEANIKRNESLKLENIRKEKLAMGELSKILNYPLDTEYSNMDFNLKEFMEGNTNIQEKYGKEIEMTTLGEKEKLKVEIAQYDLKIAKADMYPVFYIEPTFQYQDKLYDSSGDAYLEKRDSDDRFYLQVGFSWTFAWGATLDSVSQKRWAYEKAKLEYEDNMKGIELETESRERKVQALYGRTLASKEEVAYLKENVKIDNMRYENGLITTFDYLNSVNSYRTAEADYYEMVRNLVIATMEFENIYK